The following proteins are encoded in a genomic region of Methylococcales bacterium:
- a CDS encoding TerD family protein, protein MAVSLSKGGNVNLSKEAPGLTHIKIGLGWDVRATDGSAFDLDAVGFLLNTEGKILSDNSFIFYNNKTSECGSIVHLGDNQTGEGEGDDEAITVDLAKVPTNVDKFIIAVTIHEADTRNQNFGQVSNAFVRVLNDTNDTEIARYDLSEDASVETAMVFGELYRHGNDWKFRAVGQGFNGGLGPLASSYGVSV, encoded by the coding sequence ATGGCAGTTTCACTCTCAAAAGGCGGAAATGTAAATTTAAGCAAAGAAGCCCCAGGCTTAACACACATTAAAATTGGATTAGGCTGGGATGTCCGCGCAACCGATGGCTCAGCATTTGATTTAGATGCCGTGGGTTTTTTATTAAACACTGAGGGTAAAATACTCTCTGATAATAGCTTTATTTTTTATAACAATAAAACCTCAGAATGTGGCTCAATTGTTCATTTAGGTGATAATCAAACAGGGGAAGGGGAAGGCGATGACGAAGCAATCACCGTTGATTTAGCCAAAGTACCAACTAATGTGGATAAATTTATCATCGCCGTAACGATTCATGAAGCGGACACCCGTAATCAGAATTTTGGACAAGTCAGTAATGCCTTTGTTCGGGTGCTTAATGATACCAATGATACAGAAATTGCACGTTATGACTTATCAGAAGATGCCAGTGTTGAAACGGCTATGGTGTTTGGTGAATTGTATCGTCATGGAAATGACTGGAAATTTAGAGCGGTCGGTCAAGGTTTTAATGGCGGTTTAGGGCCGTTAGCCTCAAGCTACGGTGTCTCTGTTTAA